One window of Nymphaea colorata isolate Beijing-Zhang1983 chromosome 1, ASM883128v2, whole genome shotgun sequence genomic DNA carries:
- the LOC116245880 gene encoding glycerophosphocholine acyltransferase 1, whose amino-acid sequence MMKEEGTQGEGRRFKVRQKLVAHRLKTKEILSKQAKRIAEQAEEHERLINKVTHLLGVLGFGAFCFLLGSRPQDSPYVYCVFYVTFVPLRWIYYRFKKWHYYLLDFCYYANTIFLFMLLMCPRSEKFFMVCFSFAEGPLAWALIVWRCSLVFSSLDKLVSVLIHLLPGLVFFTIRWWDPNMIAGIHRDQQAGYRTVWPHVEDKKTLWTWLFLVPLVAYTLWQVLYFLIVNVLRRQRLLRDPEVMTSYRELSKKAKKANNVWWRLSGLLGDQNRLLMYIVLQAAFTVATTALTVPIFMVYELHATFQILKVSAAVWNGGSFLLEVMPRQVVMKEKKKLEMQPIMCCETKDAQKQDATQNGPQTTEGAGNAQNALVDSS is encoded by the exons ATGATGAAAGAAGAGGGAACGCAGGGGGAAGGGAGGCGATTCAAGGTCAGGCAGAAACTTGTGGCTCACAGACTCAAG ACGAAAGAAATATTGTCGAAGCAGGCGAAAAGAATAGCGGAGCAAGCCGAAGAACATGAGCGCCTCATCAATAAG GTTACTCATCTTCTTGGGGTGCTAGGATTTGGTGCCTTTTGCTTCCTGTTGGGATCCA GGCCGCAGGATTCTCCTTATGTGTATTGTGTCTTCTACGTCACGTTTGTCCCGCTAAGGTGGATATACTATCGGTTCAAGAAGTGGCATTACTACCTTTTG GATTTTTGCTACTATGCAAATACGATCTTCCTATTTATGCTGCTTATGTGTCCAAGAAGTGAAAAGTTTTTCATGGTTTGCTTTTCTTTTGCAGAG GGACCACTAGCCTGGGCTTTGATTGTTTGGCGTTGTAGCCTTGTTTTCAGTTCGCTGGACAAGCTTGTCAGTGTCTTGATCCATCTTTTACCTG GGCTTGTGTTTTTCACAATACGCTGGTGGGATCCAAATATGATTGCAGGTATTCACCGTGATCAACAGGCTGGATATAGAACCGTGTGGCCTCATGTGGAGGATAAAAAGACCTTGTGGACATGGCTCTTTTTAGTCCCCCTGGTTGCTTACACTTTGTGGCaggttctttattttcttattgttaATGTACTGAGACGGCAGCGATTATTAAGAGATCCAGAAGTCATGACATCTTACag AGAACTGTCAAAGAAGGCTAAAAAGGCCAATAATGTGTGGTGGAGACTCAGTGGATTGCTGGGGGATCAGAACCGTCTCCTCATGTATATTGTGCTGCAAGCTGCATTCACAGTGGCTACAACGGCTCTCACCGTTCCCATCTTCATGGTGTATGAGCTGCATGCGACCTTCCAAATTCTCAAGGTTTCTGCTGCCGTATGGAATGGTGGAAGCTTCCTTCTGGAGGTAATGCCTAGGCAGGTTGttatgaaggagaagaagaaattggagATGCAGCCCATCATGTGCTGTGAAACGAAAGATGCACAAAAGCAAGATGCTACCCAGAATGGTCCGCAAACAACCGAAGGCGCTGGTAATGCACAGAATGCTTTGGTGGACAGTTCCTAA
- the LOC116246379 gene encoding cellulose synthase-like protein G3, with protein MEKQPDLPTHTVQAVPRIWFNRFHAAVYSCALFAFFYHRLLSLLQATTLLSFTSFLLLTLADLVFSLMWVLSQAFRWTPVRRRAFPDNLRTKLPEAELPALDVFICTADPLREPPIDVANTALSAMAFDYPTDKMSVYVSDDGGSKLTLLAFMEAARFAKKWVSFCREHKIRERNPQAYFTSASNGEYMVEGWREMKDMYEEMKERVESAVERGDVNEDQVIHEHDLTAFQKWTPGFCRKNHPTVIEVLLAADKDVDATGHAMPNLVYLSREKRVTSHHNFKAGALNTLLRVSSVMSNAPILLNLDCDMYSNDPAAPYRALCFLLDPVLSTNLAFVQFPQIFPGINKNDIYNNEYKRLFQINPLGMDGSGGPNYVGTGCFFRRRAFAGKPSLKPHPEIILEGSSTNNGGREPIWSQTTLEAAHRVAGCNYEQGTEWGSSIGYRYGSLVEDFYTGYMLLCEGWRSVFYSPAEPSFVADFPMALNDLLCQCKRWAVGLLEVSFSCFRCPLTFGLRHSASLIAAMSYAHYSFWPLWCIPLTIYALLPQFTLLLGLPIFPKATDPWIFLYVYLFLASYGQDMLDYIMEGGTLARWWNEQRMWMIKGVSSFLFGLVEFLLQHMGIFRSGFDITSKVADDQTAKRYRQGVFEFGVTSQMFFTISAAAVISLVALVVGAVRAMLQGGGDEMAVQLFISGFVVVNSWPVYEGMVLRSDGGRMPKRITLFAGLVGYAFFLMAELAKEN; from the exons ATGGAGAAGCAACCAGACCTCCCAACTCACACAGTGCAGGCAGTGCCACGGATTTGGTTCAATCGTTTCCATGCTGCAGTGTATAGCTGTGCACTCTTTGCCTTCTTCTATCACAGGCTTCTCTCCCTACTGCAAGCCACAACGCTGCTCTCCTTCACCTCCTTCCTCTTACTCACCCTTGCCGACCTTGTCTTCTCCCTCATGTGGGTATTGTCCCAGGCCTTCCGCTGGACTCCGGTGCGGCGCCGCGCCTTCCCGGACAACCTCCGGACCAAGCTCCCCGAGGCCGAGCTCCCGGCTCTCGACGTCTTCATATGCACCGCGGACCCCCTCAGGGAGCCGCCTATCGACGTCGCGAACACGGCCTTGTCGGCCATGGCATTCGACTATCCGACCGACAAGATGTCGGTATACGTCTCCGACGATGGCGGGTCGAAGCTCACGCTCTTGGCTTTCATGGAGGCGGCGAGGTTCGCCAAGAAGTGGGTTTCCTTCTGCAGGGAGCATAAGATAAGGGAGAGGAACCCGCAGGCTTACTTCACTAGCGCCAGCAACGGCGAGTACATGGTCGAAGGGTGGAGGGAAATGAAG GATATGTAtgaggaaatgaaagagagggtGGAGAGTGCAGTGGAAAGAGGGGACGTCAACGAGGATCAAGTCATCCACGAGCATGATCTTACGGCTTTTCAGAAGTGGACGCCTGGCTTTTGTCGTAAGAACCATCCAACAGTTATAGAG GTGTTGTTAGCAGCAGACAAGGACGTGGATGCCACGGGCCATGCCATGCCAAACCTTGTATATTTGTCCAGAGAAAAGCGCGTGACTTCTCATCACAATTTCAAAGCTGGAGCCCTGAACACATTG CTAAGGGTATCATCGGTGATGAGTAACGCTCCCATACTATTGAACCTAGACTGTGACATGTACTCGAATGATCCGGCGGCACCATACAGAGCTCTGTGCTTCTTGCTGGATCCAGTTTTAAGCACCAATCTGGCTTTTGTTCAGTTCCCTCAGATCTTTCCTGGGATCAACAAGAATGACATCTACAACAATGAGTACAAGCGCCTGTTTCAGATCAACCCATTGGGTATGGATGGTTCAGGAGGCCCAAACTATGTCGGCACCGGTTGTTTTTTCCGGCGTCGAGCTTTTGCAGGCAAGCCTTCATTGAAACCACATCCAGAAATCATACTGGAGGGATCCTCCACGAacaatggaggaagagagccTATTTGGTCACAGACAACTTTAGAAGCAGCTCATCGTGTTGCAGGATGCAATTACGAGCAGGGGACTGAGTGGGGCTCCTCA ATTGGGTACAGGTATGGATCGTTGGTGGAGGACTTTTACACGGGATATATGCTTCTCTGTGAAGGGTGGCGGTCGGTGTTTTACAGTCCGGCGGAGCCGTCATTCGTGGCCGACTTTCCGATGGCCCTCAACGACCTGTTATGCCAATGCAAGAGGTGGGCGGTGGGGCTGCTGGAGGTGTCCTTCTCCTGCTTTAGGTGCCCACTTACCTTTGGGCTCCGCCACTCTGCCTCTCTCATTGCCGCCATGTCCTACGCCCACTACTCCTTTTGGCCCCTGTGGTGCATACCTCTCACCATTTATGCTCTCCTCCCCCAGTTCACTCTCCTCCTTGGTCTTCCCATCTTTcccaag GCAACTGATCCATGGATTTTCCTCTATGTATATCTCTTTCTTGCCTCCTATGGCCAAGACATGCTCGACTACATCATGGAAGGTGGCACGTTGGCCAGGTGGTGGAATGAGCAGAGGATGTGGATGATCAAAGGGGTCTCCTCTTTCCTCTTTGGCCTTGTTGAGTTCTTGCTGCAACACATGGGCATATTCAGGTCAGGATTTGACATAACTAGCAAGGTTGCAGATGATCAGACTGCTAAGAGGTACAGGCAAGGTGTCTTCGAGTTTGGCGTCACTTCGCAGATGTTCTTCACCATCTCTGCTGCTGCTGTCATCAGTTTGGTGGCACTGGTAGTTGGTGCAGTTAGGGCAATGCTGCAGGGAGGTGGGGACGAGATGGCAGTCCAGTTGTTCATCTCTGGCTTTGTTGTGGTGAACTCTTGGCCTGTGTATGAGGGGATGGTGCTTAGGAGCGACGGTGGAAGGATGCCCAAGAGGATCACATTGTTCGCCGGGTTGGTCGGCTATGCCTTCTTCTTAATGGCAGAGCTTGCTAAGGAAAACTAG